A portion of the Chitinivorax sp. PXF-14 genome contains these proteins:
- the uvrB gene encoding excinuclease ABC subunit UvrB codes for MVVTYPDSPYRLHQPFPPAGDQPAAINQLTEGLSDGLMYQTLLGVTGSGKTYTMANVIARSGRPAIVMAPNKTLAAQLYAEFREFFPENAVEYFVSYYDYYQPEAYVPSRDLFIEKDSQINEHIEQMRLSATKALLERTDVVIVATVSAIYGIGDPSDYHAMILHLREGEKKAQRDIITRLTTMQYERNELDFKRGVFRVKGDVIDVFPAESAELALRISLFDDEVETLSLFDPLTGHVKQRVGRFTVFPSSHYVTPRATVLRAVETIKVELAERLEFYRRELKLVEAQRLEQRTRFDLEMLNEMGFCKGIENYSRHFSGRAAGEPPPTLIDYLPRQSLMFIDESHVTIPQVGGMYRGDRARKQNLVDYGFRLPSAMDNRPLKFEEFEKLMPQSIFVSATPADYEVTHQSQVVEQVVRPTGLVDPIVQMRPVATQVDDLLSEINLRVKVHERVLVTTLTKRMAEDLTDYLGEHGVKVRYLHSDIDTVERVEIIRDLRLGEFDVLVGINLLREGLDIPEVSLVAILDADKEGFLRSERSLIQTIGRAARHLNGTAILYADRVTESMRKAIGETERRRAKQTAFNEANGITPKSVSKRIKDIIDGVYSSEAAQRKQQVAEREAGYHAMSEKDLTREVKRVEKEMLDAAKNLEFERAAELRDRLKHLKEMLFGIEE; via the coding sequence GATGGCCTGATGTACCAGACCCTGCTTGGCGTGACGGGGTCCGGCAAGACTTACACCATGGCCAACGTGATCGCCCGCAGTGGTCGGCCGGCTATCGTCATGGCGCCGAACAAGACGCTTGCGGCCCAGCTCTATGCTGAGTTTCGCGAGTTCTTTCCTGAAAATGCGGTCGAGTACTTCGTTTCCTACTACGACTACTATCAGCCGGAAGCCTATGTTCCCAGCCGAGATCTGTTCATCGAGAAGGATTCGCAGATCAACGAGCACATCGAGCAGATGCGTCTGTCGGCAACTAAGGCACTGCTTGAGCGGACCGATGTCGTGATTGTCGCGACGGTATCGGCCATCTACGGTATCGGTGATCCCTCCGACTACCATGCGATGATCCTGCATCTGCGCGAGGGTGAGAAGAAGGCGCAACGAGACATCATCACGCGTCTGACGACGATGCAGTATGAGCGCAACGAGCTCGATTTCAAACGTGGTGTTTTTCGGGTCAAAGGGGACGTTATCGATGTGTTCCCGGCCGAAAGCGCGGAGCTGGCGCTACGCATCTCGTTGTTCGACGACGAGGTGGAAACCCTGTCCTTGTTCGATCCGTTGACCGGCCATGTGAAGCAGCGTGTTGGCCGCTTTACCGTGTTTCCGTCGAGCCATTATGTGACACCGCGGGCAACGGTGCTGCGGGCGGTCGAGACGATCAAGGTGGAGCTGGCGGAGAGGCTCGAGTTTTATCGGCGCGAACTTAAGCTGGTCGAGGCGCAACGGCTCGAACAGCGCACCCGCTTTGATCTCGAGATGCTCAACGAGATGGGCTTTTGCAAGGGCATCGAGAACTATTCACGTCATTTCTCAGGCCGCGCCGCCGGTGAGCCGCCGCCGACGCTGATCGACTACCTGCCACGGCAATCGCTCATGTTCATCGACGAATCGCACGTAACGATTCCACAGGTCGGGGGCATGTATCGTGGCGATCGTGCCCGCAAGCAGAATCTCGTGGATTATGGCTTTCGTCTTCCCTCGGCGATGGACAATCGGCCGCTCAAGTTTGAAGAGTTCGAGAAGCTGATGCCTCAATCCATCTTCGTATCGGCTACGCCTGCCGATTATGAGGTAACCCATCAGTCGCAGGTGGTGGAGCAGGTGGTGAGGCCGACGGGCCTGGTCGATCCGATCGTGCAGATGCGCCCGGTCGCGACGCAGGTGGATGATCTGCTGTCGGAGATCAATCTGCGGGTCAAGGTGCACGAACGGGTGCTGGTCACGACCCTGACCAAGCGCATGGCCGAGGACCTGACCGATTACCTGGGCGAGCACGGTGTGAAGGTGCGCTACCTGCATTCGGATATCGATACCGTCGAGCGGGTGGAGATCATCCGCGATCTGCGTCTGGGCGAGTTCGATGTGCTGGTCGGCATCAACCTGCTGCGCGAGGGGCTGGATATTCCGGAGGTCTCGCTCGTCGCCATTCTGGATGCGGACAAAGAGGGCTTCCTGCGTTCCGAGCGCTCGCTGATCCAGACCATCGGCCGCGCGGCCCGTCATTTGAACGGCACGGCAATTCTCTACGCCGACAGGGTGACCGAGTCGATGCGCAAGGCGATAGGCGAAACCGAGCGGCGGCGTGCCAAGCAGACGGCATTCAACGAAGCAAACGGAATCACGCCCAAGAGCGTGTCCAAGCGCATCAAGGATATCATCGACGGTGTTTACAGCAGCGAGGCGGCCCAGCGCAAGCAGCAGGTTGCCGAACGCGAGGCGGGTTATCACGCAATGAGCGAGAAGGACCTTACACGAGAGGTCAAGCGTGTCGAGAAGGAGATGCTCGATGCGGCGAAGAATCTGGAGTTCGAGCGTGCCGCCGAGTTGCGTGACCGGCTCAAGCACCTCAAGGAGATGCTCTTCGGCATCGAGGAGTGA
- a CDS encoding SRPBCC family protein, with product MRFLKNMLLALLGLILLLVVIGFFLPSGYHVSRSIVIAAPAERIFAQLDAPRQWQHWSEWNRRDPAMQLSYAGPDRGVGAKWSWQSRTEGNGTMTFTHVEPGKQLEYELIFPDFDSRSNGKLTLEEQGGQTKVTWSNDGDMGGNPLMHYLALMMDGLVGPDFDKGLANLKHLSESQH from the coding sequence ATGAGATTCCTGAAGAATATGCTATTGGCCCTGCTGGGGCTGATCCTGCTGCTTGTCGTGATCGGCTTTTTCCTGCCATCGGGCTATCACGTCAGCCGCAGCATCGTGATCGCCGCACCGGCCGAGCGCATCTTTGCCCAGCTCGATGCCCCCAGGCAATGGCAGCACTGGAGCGAGTGGAATCGCCGCGATCCAGCCATGCAACTCAGCTATGCCGGCCCCGATCGAGGCGTTGGCGCCAAATGGAGCTGGCAAAGCCGCACCGAGGGCAACGGCACCATGACCTTCACACACGTGGAACCCGGCAAGCAGCTTGAATACGAACTGATCTTTCCCGACTTCGACAGCCGCTCCAACGGCAAGCTGACACTCGAGGAACAAGGCGGCCAGACCAAGGTCACCTGGAGTAACGACGGCGACATGGGCGGCAACCCGCTCATGCACTACCTTGCCTTGATGATGGATGGCCTGGTTGGCCCTGATTTCGACAAGGGCCTGGCCAATCTGAAGCACCTGAGCGAATCGCAGCACTGA
- a CDS encoding DUF2147 domain-containing protein codes for MRHLPLTLALLASSLALPTWADSNPESPVGTWKTIDDKTGKQNSVVQIYEENGELKGKVLKIIPVKPGDDPNGKCDKCPGDKKGKPIVGLTFLWGLKKDGEQFNGGQILDPEEGNVYSAKMKLTDGGKKLEVRGYLGIALLGRTQTWLRD; via the coding sequence ATGCGCCACCTTCCACTCACCCTGGCCCTGCTCGCCTCGTCCCTGGCCCTCCCTACCTGGGCGGACAGCAATCCCGAATCTCCGGTTGGCACCTGGAAGACCATTGACGACAAGACCGGCAAGCAGAACAGCGTCGTCCAGATCTACGAGGAGAACGGCGAGCTGAAAGGCAAGGTGCTCAAGATCATCCCCGTCAAACCCGGTGACGATCCCAACGGCAAGTGCGACAAGTGCCCCGGTGATAAAAAAGGCAAACCGATCGTCGGCCTGACCTTCCTCTGGGGTTTGAAGAAGGATGGCGAGCAGTTCAACGGCGGGCAGATCCTCGATCCGGAAGAAGGCAATGTCTACAGCGCCAAGATGAAGCTGACCGACGGCGGCAAGAAGCTCGAGGTACGCGGGTACCTGGGCATCGCCTTGCTCGGCCGCACGCAAACCTGGCTGCGCGACTGA
- a CDS encoding DUF2147 domain-containing protein, protein MNVQTLIRGAVVALLAAGIALPALAAADSPVGKWKTIDDNTGKPRGLVEITEQNGVLTGKITGRFPKPGDPENPVCDKCEGEKKGKPIIGLVFLEGLKKSGDEYTDGTILDPESGKVYSSKLKVTDGGKKIEVRGFIGVSLLGRSQTWIREE, encoded by the coding sequence ATGAACGTGCAAACCCTGATCCGCGGCGCCGTCGTCGCTTTGCTGGCTGCTGGCATTGCTCTGCCGGCCCTGGCTGCGGCTGATTCCCCGGTCGGCAAATGGAAGACCATCGACGACAACACCGGCAAGCCGCGTGGCCTCGTTGAAATCACCGAACAGAACGGCGTGCTGACCGGCAAGATCACCGGCCGTTTCCCGAAGCCGGGCGATCCGGAAAATCCAGTCTGCGACAAGTGCGAAGGCGAAAAGAAGGGCAAGCCGATCATCGGCCTGGTCTTCCTCGAAGGTCTGAAGAAGAGTGGCGACGAATACACCGACGGCACCATTCTCGATCCGGAATCGGGCAAGGTTTACAGCTCGAAGCTGAAGGTGACCGATGGCGGCAAGAAGATCGAAGTCCGTGGCTTCATCGGCGTATCGCTGCTCGGCCGCAGCCAGACCTGGATTCGCGAAGAGTAA
- a CDS encoding TatD family hydrolase — protein sequence MLIDTHCHLDAAEFDADRDDVAARARALGVARIVVPAVGRFNFGSTCRMRTLYGCDIALGLHPIYVGQHRDEDLPALRKLSEDVRPVAIGEIGLDGFVPGLDMARQEWLFVEQLKIAQTLDLPVLLHIRRAQDQILKYLRRYRVKGGVAHAFNGSHQQADEFIKLGFRLGFGGAMTFERALRIRELAANLPLDSIVLETDAPDIAPAWAYRQRNTPEYLPHIAEVLGGLRGQSQAAVARATTANAAATLGLTL from the coding sequence ATGCTCATAGATACTCACTGCCACCTCGATGCCGCCGAATTTGACGCCGACCGTGACGATGTCGCGGCCCGCGCCCGCGCCTTGGGGGTGGCCCGCATCGTCGTGCCGGCGGTTGGCCGTTTCAATTTCGGCTCGACCTGCCGTATGCGGACGCTCTATGGCTGCGACATCGCGTTGGGCCTGCATCCGATCTATGTCGGGCAGCATCGCGACGAAGACCTGCCGGCCCTGCGCAAGCTGTCCGAAGATGTGCGCCCGGTGGCGATTGGCGAGATCGGGCTCGACGGCTTTGTGCCCGGCCTCGATATGGCGCGGCAGGAATGGCTGTTTGTCGAGCAGCTGAAGATCGCACAGACACTGGATCTGCCGGTGCTGCTGCATATCCGCCGCGCACAGGACCAGATACTGAAGTACTTGCGGCGTTATCGCGTCAAGGGTGGCGTGGCCCATGCCTTCAACGGCAGCCACCAGCAGGCCGACGAGTTCATCAAGCTCGGCTTCCGGCTTGGCTTTGGCGGCGCGATGACGTTCGAGCGGGCGTTGCGTATCCGCGAGCTGGCGGCCAATCTGCCGTTGGACAGCATCGTGCTGGAAACGGATGCGCCCGACATCGCGCCGGCGTGGGCCTACCGGCAGCGCAATACACCCGAATACCTGCCGCATATCGCCGAGGTGCTCGGCGGGCTGCGCGGCCAGTCGCAGGCGGCCGTTGCTCGCGCCACCACCGCCAATGCCGCTGCTACTCTGGGGCTGACTCTTTAA
- a CDS encoding monovalent cation/H+ antiporter subunit A — protein sequence MLLLFLLLPFLGALLMPATVWLGQRTAAWLAGAVSLAGFVWLLWHAPWPGLDFSLSLPWMPAIGLAFSLRLDGLAFLFGLMITGIGALVVLYARYYLHHGDSRPRFYATLLLFMGAMLGVVLADNLLLLLVFWELTSLSSFLLIGYWHERTAARQGARMALTVTGLGGLALLAGVLILGDIADSFAVRDVIAARAAIIGDPRYPLALGLILLGAFTKSAQFPFHFWLPQAMAAPTPVSSYLHSATMVKAGVFLLARLYPALGHTDWWFALVAPVGLATLLVGAYFALYRDDIKGLLAYSTISHLGLITLLFGLDTELSAIAALFHIVNHATFKASLFMTAGIVDHEAGTRDMRVLGGLARYMPYTATLATVAACAMAGVPLLNGFLSKEMFYDQTLQAAPLGPSNLLLPALAWLGTAFSVAYSLRFVHAVFFRRSTAELPRIPHEPPRWMRIPVELLVLLCVAVGLAPHYTVDTVLRLAARSVVGETLPPFELALWHGINPPLIMSVLALLTGLALYRWMAPVGRIERTVPTQLGSRIFSHLQRRLLSLAGRLDRAMQHPGLRAYLLWLVLAALVAGWGGWWLADAQWMATGATWQQSSWGFLALAALAAVSALLAVWWRKRRVLALAAVGVTGLMVAWAFVQFSSPDLALTQVAIEVATSVLMLLALRWLPHASDSRPDPIPVRLRDAVLAVLAGAGMFGILLAVLGRPLEPISGFYLEHALSLGGGANVVNVILVDFRGYDTLGEVTVLALAGLLLAKLLEDYSLRTGPGPHDSLLLAIGARLLLPFALMVSLYLFLRGHQQPGGGFVAGLVTAAALVSQSLAFGLGWSHNRLRLHATYWSATGLLLALVTGLGSLGFDANFLTSSHGHLHLPLLGEIEWASAALFDLGVYLVVVGATMSMLGKLAGTQDPHAEKGSI from the coding sequence ATGCTGTTACTTTTCCTGCTGTTGCCTTTTCTCGGGGCCTTGCTGATGCCCGCCACGGTGTGGCTCGGCCAGCGCACCGCCGCGTGGCTGGCTGGCGCTGTCTCGCTGGCTGGCTTCGTCTGGCTGCTGTGGCATGCACCGTGGCCTGGGCTCGATTTCTCGCTATCGCTGCCGTGGATGCCGGCCATCGGCCTCGCGTTTTCATTGCGCCTCGATGGGCTGGCCTTCCTGTTCGGCCTGATGATCACAGGCATTGGTGCTCTGGTCGTGCTCTATGCCCGGTATTACCTGCATCATGGCGATTCCAGGCCGCGCTTCTACGCCACCCTGCTGTTGTTCATGGGGGCCATGCTTGGCGTGGTGCTGGCCGACAACCTGTTGCTGCTGCTGGTGTTCTGGGAGCTGACCAGCCTCAGCTCCTTCCTGCTGATCGGCTACTGGCATGAGCGTACGGCGGCGCGGCAGGGTGCCCGCATGGCGCTGACGGTGACCGGCCTCGGCGGCCTGGCGCTGCTGGCCGGCGTGCTGATCCTCGGCGACATCGCCGACAGCTTTGCCGTGCGCGATGTCATCGCCGCGCGCGCGGCCATCATTGGCGATCCGCGCTACCCGCTGGCGCTGGGCCTGATCCTGCTCGGCGCATTCACCAAGTCCGCACAGTTTCCTTTCCATTTCTGGCTGCCGCAGGCCATGGCGGCGCCCACGCCGGTATCGTCCTATCTGCACTCGGCGACCATGGTGAAGGCTGGCGTCTTCCTGCTGGCGCGGCTCTATCCGGCGCTCGGCCATACCGACTGGTGGTTCGCGCTGGTGGCGCCGGTCGGGCTGGCAACGCTGCTGGTTGGCGCCTACTTCGCGCTGTACCGCGACGATATCAAGGGGCTGCTCGCCTATTCGACGATCAGCCATCTCGGCCTGATCACGTTGCTGTTCGGGCTCGATACCGAGCTCTCGGCCATCGCCGCGCTGTTCCATATCGTCAACCATGCCACCTTCAAGGCCAGCCTGTTCATGACTGCGGGTATCGTCGACCATGAGGCCGGGACGCGCGACATGCGCGTGCTGGGTGGGCTGGCACGCTACATGCCGTACACGGCGACGCTGGCGACCGTGGCTGCGTGCGCCATGGCCGGCGTGCCGCTGCTCAACGGCTTCCTGAGCAAGGAGATGTTCTACGACCAGACGCTGCAGGCCGCGCCGCTGGGCCCGTCCAACCTGCTGTTGCCGGCGCTGGCCTGGCTCGGGACGGCATTCAGCGTCGCCTATTCGCTGCGCTTCGTGCATGCGGTGTTTTTCCGCCGCAGCACGGCCGAGCTGCCGCGCATCCCGCACGAGCCGCCGCGCTGGATGCGCATCCCGGTCGAGCTGCTGGTCCTGCTGTGCGTGGCGGTTGGCCTGGCGCCGCATTACACGGTCGATACCGTGCTGCGGCTGGCTGCGCGCAGCGTGGTCGGCGAGACCTTGCCGCCGTTCGAGCTGGCGTTGTGGCATGGCATCAACCCGCCGCTGATCATGAGCGTGCTGGCCCTGCTGACGGGGCTGGCGCTCTATCGCTGGATGGCGCCCGTGGGGCGCATCGAGCGTACCGTGCCCACGCAGCTCGGCAGCCGGATTTTCTCGCATCTGCAACGGCGCCTGCTGTCGCTGGCGGGCAGGCTCGATCGCGCGATGCAGCACCCTGGTCTGCGCGCTTATCTGCTATGGCTCGTGCTGGCGGCGCTGGTAGCGGGCTGGGGCGGCTGGTGGCTGGCCGATGCGCAGTGGATGGCGACGGGCGCGACCTGGCAGCAGTCGAGCTGGGGCTTTCTCGCGCTGGCCGCGCTGGCGGCGGTCTCGGCCTTGCTCGCGGTGTGGTGGCGCAAGCGGCGCGTGCTGGCGCTGGCGGCTGTAGGGGTGACGGGCTTGATGGTGGCCTGGGCATTCGTGCAGTTTTCGTCGCCCGACCTGGCCCTGACCCAGGTGGCGATCGAGGTGGCGACCTCGGTGCTGATGCTGCTTGCCCTGCGCTGGCTGCCGCATGCCAGCGACAGTCGTCCCGATCCGATCCCGGTGCGGCTGCGCGATGCCGTGCTGGCGGTGTTGGCAGGGGCGGGCATGTTCGGCATCCTGCTTGCGGTGCTTGGGCGGCCGCTGGAGCCGATCTCCGGCTTTTACCTGGAGCACGCGCTGTCGCTCGGCGGTGGTGCCAACGTGGTCAACGTGATCCTCGTCGATTTCCGTGGTTACGACACCCTGGGTGAGGTGACCGTGCTGGCGCTGGCCGGGTTGCTGCTGGCCAAGCTGCTGGAGGACTACTCGCTGCGCACCGGCCCGGGGCCGCATGATTCCCTGCTGCTGGCCATCGGCGCGCGGCTGCTGCTGCCGTTTGCGCTGATGGTGTCGCTCTACCTGTTCCTGCGTGGCCATCAGCAGCCGGGCGGCGGCTTTGTCGCGGGCCTGGTGACGGCCGCGGCGCTTGTGTCGCAGAGCCTGGCCTTCGGCCTTGGCTGGTCGCACAACAGGCTGCGGCTGCATGCGACCTACTGGAGTGCCACCGGGCTGCTGCTCGCGCTGGTGACCGGGCTGGGCAGCCTGGGCTTCGATGCCAATTTCCTCACCAGCAGCCACGGCCACCTGCACTTGCCGCTACTCGGCGAGATCGAGTGGGCCAGCGCAGCCTTGTTCGACCTCGGGGTGTACCTGGTGGTCGTGGGCGCGACCATGAGCATGCTGGGCAAGCTCGCCGGCACGCAAGATCCGCATGCCGAGAAAGGATCGATCTGA
- a CDS encoding Na+/H+ antiporter subunit C, translating to MEPVFAAVVAVLTSCGVYLMLRPRTFDLVLGLTLLSYAVNLFIFAMGRLTVGAPPLLRGTADHYADPLPPALVLTAIVIGFAMTALLLTLAVRNRFATRSDASDTGEAAHPLSRREQP from the coding sequence ATGGAACCCGTGTTTGCCGCCGTGGTGGCGGTGCTGACCAGCTGCGGCGTGTACCTGATGCTGCGGCCGCGCACCTTTGATCTGGTGCTGGGGCTCACGCTGCTGTCGTATGCCGTCAACCTGTTCATTTTCGCCATGGGCCGGCTCACCGTCGGCGCGCCGCCGCTGTTGCGCGGCACGGCCGACCACTATGCCGACCCGCTGCCGCCGGCGCTGGTGTTGACGGCGATCGTGATCGGCTTCGCCATGACGGCCCTGCTGCTGACGCTCGCCGTGCGCAACCGCTTTGCCACGCGCAGCGATGCCAGCGACACGGGCGAGGCCGCCCATCCGCTGTCGCGGCGGGAGCAGCCATGA
- a CDS encoding monovalent cation/H+ antiporter subunit D translates to MIQHLLILPVLLPLLAACACLLAPERIAIRRLIVLLANGLLAAVAAVLVWWADSGLIWNYMLGSWPAPFGIALLLDRLSALLLLTTALLANVCYVYAWARDWDKRGSHFHAFWLLQLMGLNGAFLTGDLFNLFVFFEVLLAASYGLLIHGDGELRVRWGLSYVALNLAGSALFLIAASLFYGTLGSLNLADLAQRIAAADPDSWALLRVAGMLLFVVFAFKAALLPLHLWLPGAYGAASGPVAALFAVMTKVGVYAIVRVYSLLFGVEANGLSDLLAPWLLPLTLATVLLASLMALAGRNLRRLNGALVLGSVGMLLLGVALHHTDSLAATLFYLPHSTLAVAFLYLFADWLQARRGAVGDGFAPGPRLPVHNLGGVAFLLAAMMVAGLPPFGGFLAKAWMLQSPTASGWVWGIVLLASALTLVALARAGSLLFWHLSEHETPASDEEQTAAEWVPMLALLCLLVVISFGAGPLGDYCRRAAEQLRDPAQYWHSQQQGGEGRHGA, encoded by the coding sequence ATGATCCAGCACCTGTTGATCCTGCCGGTGCTGCTGCCCCTGCTGGCGGCCTGCGCCTGCCTGCTCGCGCCCGAGCGCATCGCCATCCGGCGCCTGATCGTGCTGCTCGCCAACGGCCTGCTCGCTGCCGTGGCGGCCGTACTGGTGTGGTGGGCCGACAGTGGCCTGATCTGGAACTACATGCTCGGCAGCTGGCCGGCGCCGTTCGGCATTGCGCTGCTGCTCGACCGGCTGTCCGCGCTGCTGCTGCTGACCACGGCGCTGCTTGCCAATGTCTGCTACGTATATGCCTGGGCGCGCGACTGGGACAAGCGCGGCAGCCATTTCCACGCCTTCTGGCTGCTGCAGCTGATGGGGCTGAACGGCGCCTTCCTGACCGGCGACCTGTTCAACCTGTTCGTCTTCTTCGAGGTGCTGCTCGCCGCATCGTACGGGTTGCTGATCCACGGCGACGGCGAGTTGCGGGTGCGCTGGGGGCTATCCTACGTGGCCTTGAACCTGGCCGGCTCGGCGCTGTTCCTGATTGCCGCCAGCCTGTTCTATGGCACGCTCGGCTCGCTCAACCTGGCCGACCTGGCGCAGCGCATCGCGGCGGCCGACCCCGATAGCTGGGCCTTGCTGCGCGTCGCTGGCATGCTGCTGTTCGTCGTGTTCGCGTTCAAGGCGGCGCTGCTGCCGCTGCACCTGTGGCTGCCCGGCGCCTATGGTGCGGCGAGTGGGCCGGTGGCGGCGCTGTTCGCGGTGATGACCAAGGTCGGCGTGTATGCCATCGTGCGCGTCTATTCGCTACTGTTCGGCGTCGAGGCCAACGGGCTGTCCGACCTGTTAGCGCCCTGGCTGTTGCCGCTGACGCTGGCGACCGTGCTGCTTGCGTCGCTGATGGCGCTGGCCGGGCGCAATCTGCGCCGGCTCAACGGCGCCCTGGTGCTGGGCTCGGTCGGCATGCTGCTGCTGGGGGTGGCGCTGCATCACACCGACAGCCTAGCCGCGACGCTGTTCTACCTGCCGCACAGCACGCTGGCGGTGGCGTTTCTCTATCTGTTCGCCGACTGGCTGCAGGCAAGACGTGGTGCGGTCGGCGACGGCTTCGCGCCGGGGCCGCGGCTACCGGTGCACAACCTCGGCGGCGTGGCCTTCCTGCTTGCCGCGATGATGGTGGCCGGCCTGCCGCCGTTCGGCGGCTTCCTGGCCAAGGCGTGGATGCTGCAAAGCCCGACCGCCAGCGGCTGGGTGTGGGGCATCGTGCTACTGGCGAGCGCGCTGACGCTGGTGGCACTGGCGCGCGCGGGCTCGCTGCTGTTCTGGCATCTGTCCGAGCACGAAACGCCGGCCAGCGACGAGGAGCAGACCGCCGCCGAGTGGGTGCCGATGCTCGCGCTCCTCTGCCTGCTCGTGGTGATCTCGTTCGGCGCCGGCCCGCTGGGGGACTACTGTCGCCGTGCCGCCGAGCAGCTGCGCGACCCGGCACAATACTGGCATTCGCAGCAGCAGGGCGGGGAGGGGCGGCATGGCGCCTGA
- a CDS encoding Na+/H+ antiporter subunit E — MKLGLRASVLLFWLALNSSVAPAQIALGLLLAWLIPLFLARLWPTPLGRVRRPGRALRLAGVFLYDIVAANLTVARQILFEAPRLRPAFVYVPLDIDDPLAVAVLGAMITLTPGTVTVEADAAARKLVLHVLHTDDPLAVVEAIKRRYETPLKEIFAC, encoded by the coding sequence ATGAAACTCGGGCTGCGCGCGTCAGTGCTGCTGTTCTGGCTCGCGCTCAACAGCAGCGTGGCGCCGGCACAGATCGCGCTCGGCCTGCTGCTGGCCTGGCTGATCCCGCTGTTCCTCGCGCGGCTGTGGCCCACGCCGCTGGGGCGCGTGCGGCGGCCCGGGCGGGCGCTGCGGCTGGCCGGCGTATTCCTCTACGACATCGTCGCGGCCAACCTGACCGTGGCGCGCCAGATCCTGTTCGAGGCGCCCAGGCTCCGGCCGGCCTTCGTCTACGTCCCGCTCGACATCGACGACCCGCTCGCGGTTGCGGTGCTCGGCGCGATGATCACGCTGACGCCGGGGACGGTGACGGTCGAGGCCGACGCGGCGGCGCGCAAGCTCGTGCTGCACGTGCTGCACACCGACGACCCGCTGGCGGTGGTCGAGGCGATCAAGCGCCGTTATGAAACCCCGTTGAAGGAGATATTCGCATGCTGA
- a CDS encoding K+/H+ antiporter subunit F, translating into MLNWALPLAQGAVVLAMLLAFWRLVRGPDAVDRVLALDTLYIDSIALLVLVGIELSDSSYFTVGILIAMMGFLSTVALARYLAHGKVFG; encoded by the coding sequence ATGCTGAACTGGGCATTGCCGCTGGCCCAAGGGGCCGTCGTGCTGGCCATGCTGCTGGCGTTCTGGCGCCTCGTGCGCGGCCCCGATGCGGTCGATCGGGTGCTGGCGCTCGATACGCTGTACATCGACAGCATCGCCTTGCTGGTCCTGGTCGGCATCGAGTTGTCGGACAGCAGCTATTTCACCGTCGGCATCCTGATCGCGATGATGGGCTTCCTGTCGACGGTGGCGCTGGCGCGCTATCTCGCGCACGGCAAGGTATTTGGCTGA
- a CDS encoding Na+/H+ antiporter subunit G translates to MLIAISLIAGAGFTLIGSLGLWRLPDLYMRLHGPSKATTLGLGCLLVASMLHFSRSGWSLQELLVTFFLLLTAPISAQLLARAGLARRVHSQAKAPDDGHAAPPAAADD, encoded by the coding sequence ATGCTGATTGCCATATCGCTCATCGCCGGCGCCGGCTTCACGCTGATCGGCTCGCTCGGCCTGTGGCGGCTGCCTGACCTCTACATGCGGCTGCATGGCCCATCCAAGGCCACCACGCTCGGTCTGGGCTGCCTGCTGGTGGCGTCAATGCTGCATTTCAGCCGCAGCGGCTGGAGCCTGCAGGAGCTGCTGGTGACGTTCTTCCTGCTGCTGACGGCACCGATCAGCGCCCAGCTGCTGGCCCGTGCCGGGCTGGCCCGCCGCGTGCACTCGCAGGCCAAGGCGCCCGACGACGGGCACGCCGCGCCGCCAGCCGCGGCCGACGACTGA